The following proteins come from a genomic window of Streptomyces sp. NBC_00539:
- a CDS encoding tetratricopeptide repeat protein, with the protein MDFRAAEQLLAARDPRGAVKLLDSVIAAHPENTAARLLRARAFFAAAQLRPAALEFELVLEREPDNAYAHFALARTHERSGRRAQARKHFRLAAALDPQPEYLAAARFED; encoded by the coding sequence ATCGACTTCCGGGCCGCCGAGCAGCTCCTGGCCGCCCGTGACCCGCGGGGCGCCGTCAAGCTGCTGGACTCCGTGATAGCCGCCCACCCCGAGAACACGGCGGCCCGGTTGCTCCGGGCCCGGGCCTTCTTCGCCGCCGCGCAACTGCGCCCGGCGGCGCTGGAGTTCGAGCTGGTGCTGGAGCGCGAACCGGACAACGCCTACGCCCACTTCGCGCTCGCCCGGACCCATGAGCGGTCCGGGCGGCGCGCGCAGGCCCGCAAGCACTTCCGGCTGGCCGCCGCGCTCGACCCGCAGCCCGAGTACCTGGCCGCCGCGCGCTTCGAGGACTGA
- a CDS encoding DUF6343 family protein, producing MRTGNEPVTARSPLRLRLWLSLWGLIWAAGGAALFSLGERPGWAAACAVVAVLAAVDSLVVVHHIRQGPHYQPGRDVPPYEPPHFR from the coding sequence ATGCGTACCGGAAACGAGCCGGTGACCGCCCGCAGTCCGCTGCGGCTGCGGTTGTGGCTCAGTCTGTGGGGCCTGATCTGGGCCGCCGGCGGGGCGGCCCTCTTCTCGCTGGGTGAGCGTCCGGGGTGGGCCGCCGCCTGCGCGGTGGTCGCGGTGCTCGCGGCGGTGGACTCGCTCGTGGTCGTCCACCACATCCGTCAGGGCCCGCACTACCAGCCCGGCCGGGACGTGCCCCCGTACGAACCGCCGCACTTCCGCTGA
- the coaE gene encoding dephospho-CoA kinase codes for MLKVGLTGGIGAGKSEVSRLLAGYGAVIVDADRIAREVVEPGTPGLAAVVAAFGESVLGEGGALDRPKLGSIVFSDPEKLRILNAIVHPLVGARSAELESAAGADAIVVHDVPLLAENGLAPLYDLVVVVDAAPETQLARLTGLRGMAEGEARARMAAQATREQRLAVATLVIDNDGPLEALEPQVRKVWETLTERAAATGA; via the coding sequence ATGCTGAAAGTGGGCCTGACGGGCGGAATCGGAGCCGGCAAGAGCGAAGTGTCGCGGCTGCTGGCGGGGTACGGGGCGGTCATCGTGGACGCCGATCGCATCGCGCGGGAGGTCGTGGAGCCCGGGACGCCCGGGCTCGCGGCCGTCGTCGCGGCGTTCGGGGAGTCGGTGCTGGGCGAGGGCGGGGCGCTGGACCGGCCCAAGCTGGGGTCGATCGTCTTCTCCGACCCGGAGAAACTGCGGATACTGAACGCGATCGTGCATCCCCTGGTCGGGGCCCGGTCCGCCGAGCTGGAGAGCGCGGCGGGCGCCGACGCGATCGTGGTGCACGACGTACCGCTGCTCGCGGAGAACGGCCTGGCGCCGCTGTACGACCTGGTCGTGGTGGTGGACGCGGCGCCGGAGACCCAGCTGGCGCGGCTGACCGGGCTGCGGGGGATGGCCGAGGGAGAGGCGCGGGCCCGGATGGCGGCGCAGGCCACGCGGGAGCAGCGGCTGGCAGTGGCGACCCTGGTGATCGACAACGACGGACCGCTGGAGGCACTGGAGCCGCAGGTCCGCAAGGTCTGGGAGACCCTGACCGAACGGGCGGCCGCGACCGGCGCCTGA
- a CDS encoding PAC2 family protein codes for MLDPQGLYEWDAKGLAVADLALAQDSAGLVMLYHLEGYIDAGEAGEQIVERLLDTLPHQVVARFDADRLVDYRARRPLLTFQRDHWTDFEEPRLEVRLVQDATGAPFLLLSGPEPDVEWERFAVAVRQIVERLGVRLSVNFHGIPMGVPHTRPVGITPHGNRTDLMPGHRSPFDEAQVPGSAESLVEFRLGQAGHDVLGVAAHVPHYVARSPYPDAALTVLEAITAATGLVLPAVAHALRTEAHRTQTEIDRQIREGDEELVALVQGLEHQYDAAAGAESRGNMIAEPAEIPSAEELGREFERFLAEREGEG; via the coding sequence GTGCTTGATCCACAGGGTTTGTACGAATGGGACGCCAAGGGTCTGGCGGTGGCCGACCTGGCGCTCGCCCAGGATTCGGCCGGGCTGGTCATGCTCTATCACCTCGAGGGGTACATCGACGCGGGCGAGGCCGGTGAGCAGATCGTCGAGCGGCTCCTGGACACCCTGCCCCACCAGGTCGTCGCCCGTTTCGACGCCGACCGGCTCGTGGACTACCGGGCCCGGCGCCCGCTGCTGACGTTCCAGCGCGACCACTGGACGGACTTCGAAGAGCCCAGGCTGGAGGTGCGCCTCGTACAGGACGCCACCGGCGCGCCGTTCCTGCTGCTGTCCGGCCCCGAGCCGGACGTGGAGTGGGAGCGCTTCGCCGTCGCCGTCCGGCAGATCGTCGAGCGCCTGGGCGTGCGGCTCTCGGTCAACTTCCACGGCATCCCGATGGGCGTCCCGCACACCCGGCCCGTCGGCATCACCCCGCACGGCAACCGGACCGACCTGATGCCCGGGCACCGCAGCCCGTTCGACGAGGCCCAGGTGCCGGGCAGCGCGGAGTCGCTGGTCGAGTTCAGGCTGGGCCAGGCCGGGCACGACGTGCTCGGCGTCGCGGCGCACGTGCCGCACTACGTGGCCCGCTCCCCGTACCCGGACGCGGCGCTGACGGTCCTGGAGGCGATCACCGCGGCGACGGGTCTCGTCCTGCCGGCCGTGGCGCACGCCCTGCGCACCGAGGCGCACCGCACGCAGACGGAGATCGACCGGCAGATCCGGGAGGGCGACGAGGAACTGGTCGCCCTGGTGCAGGGGCTGGAGCACCAGTACGACGCGGCGGCCGGGGCCGAAAGCCGCGGGAACATGATCGCGGAGCCCGCCGAGATCCCCTCGGCGGAGGAACTGGGGCGCGAGTTCGAGCGGTTCCTCGCGGAACGCGAGGGCGAGGGCTGA
- the rpsA gene encoding 30S ribosomal protein S1, with translation MTSSTETTATTPPQVAVNDIGDADAFLAAIDETIKYFNDGDIVDGVIVKVDRDEVLLDIGYKTEGVIPSRELSIKHDVDPNEVVKVGDEIEALVLQKEDKEGRLILSKKRAQYERAWGTIEKIKEEDGIVTGTVIEVVKGGLILDIGLRGFLPASLVEMRRVRDLQPYVGKELEAKIIELDKNRNNVVLSRRAWLEQTQSEVRQTFLTTLQKGQVRSGVVSSIVNFGAFVDLGGVDGLVHVSELSWKHIDHPSEVVEVGQEVTVEVLDVDMDRERVSLSLKATQEDPWQQFARTHQIGQVVPGKVTKLVPFGAFVRVDEGIEGLVHISELAERHVEIPEQVVQVNDEIFVKVIDIDLERRRISLSLKQANESFGADPASVEFDPTLYGMAASYDDQGNYIYPEGFDPETNDWLEGYETQRETWERQYAEAQVRFEQHQAQVIKSREADEAAAAEGAAAPAAGGNAGAGNISGGSYSSEGSDETSGALASDEALAALREKLAGGQS, from the coding sequence ATGACGAGCAGCACCGAGACCACCGCCACCACCCCTCCGCAGGTAGCGGTCAACGACATCGGCGACGCGGACGCGTTCCTCGCGGCGATCGACGAGACGATCAAGTACTTCAACGACGGCGACATCGTCGACGGCGTCATCGTCAAGGTGGACCGGGACGAGGTTCTCCTCGACATCGGTTACAAGACGGAAGGCGTGATCCCGAGCCGTGAGCTCTCGATCAAGCACGACGTCGACCCGAACGAGGTCGTCAAGGTCGGCGACGAGATCGAGGCCCTGGTTCTCCAGAAGGAGGACAAGGAAGGCCGTCTGATCCTGTCCAAGAAGCGCGCTCAGTACGAGCGTGCCTGGGGCACGATCGAGAAGATCAAGGAAGAAGACGGCATCGTCACCGGTACCGTCATCGAGGTCGTCAAGGGTGGTCTCATCCTCGACATCGGCCTCCGTGGCTTCCTGCCGGCCTCTCTCGTCGAGATGCGTCGCGTCCGCGACCTCCAGCCCTACGTGGGCAAGGAGCTCGAGGCGAAGATCATCGAGCTGGACAAGAACCGCAACAACGTGGTCCTGTCCCGCCGTGCCTGGCTCGAGCAGACCCAGTCCGAGGTTCGCCAGACGTTCCTCACCACCCTGCAGAAGGGTCAGGTCCGCTCCGGCGTCGTTTCCTCGATCGTCAACTTCGGTGCCTTCGTGGACCTGGGTGGCGTCGACGGTCTCGTCCACGTCTCCGAGCTGTCCTGGAAGCACATCGACCACCCCTCCGAGGTTGTCGAGGTCGGCCAGGAAGTCACCGTCGAGGTCCTCGACGTCGACATGGACCGCGAGCGCGTCTCCCTGTCGCTGAAGGCGACGCAGGAAGACCCGTGGCAGCAGTTCGCCCGGACCCACCAGATCGGCCAGGTCGTCCCGGGTAAGGTCACCAAGCTGGTTCCGTTCGGTGCGTTCGTCCGCGTGGACGAGGGCATCGAGGGTCTGGTCCACATCTCCGAGCTGGCCGAGCGCCACGTGGAGATCCCGGAGCAGGTCGTCCAGGTCAACGACGAGATCTTCGTCAAGGTCATCGACATCGACCTCGAGCGTCGCCGGATCTCGCTGTCCCTCAAGCAGGCCAACGAGTCCTTCGGTGCCGACCCGGCGTCGGTCGAGTTCGACCCGACCCTGTACGGCATGGCCGCGTCCTACGACGACCAGGGCAACTACATCTACCCCGAGGGCTTCGACCCCGAGACCAACGACTGGCTCGAGGGCTACGAGACCCAGCGCGAGACGTGGGAGCGCCAGTACGCCGAGGCGCAGGTCCGCTTCGAGCAGCACCAGGCGCAGGTCATCAAGAGCCGCGAGGCCGACGAGGCCGCTGCTGCCGAGGGCGCTGCCGCCCCGGCCGCCGGTGGCAACGCCGGTGCGGGCAACATCTCGGGTGGCTCCTACTCCTCCGAGGGCTCGGACGAGACCTCCGGCGCCCTGGCGTCGGACGAGGCCCTCGCCGCGCTCCGCGAGAAGCTGGCCGGCGGCCAGAGCTGA